The genomic segment TCCAAAATGGATCAAAATGGCAATGCACAGAGATAAATGGAAGTCAGAAGCGGAGGCCATATCCGATTTTAACTATAAAAGATGCtttagatatatacatatatagatcgATAGACAGATTTCTAGATTGTTTTGTGGAAGAGAAAAATGTTGAGTAACAAAAAGTTTAGAAAACTCACACGATCGTGCTAGGTAATCGCCACTCCCACCACCACCCTCCCACCAATTTAATTTtcgtggagctttaaagcgtctgacaaaagttctggtccataacaagtgtctgacacttattacagtattttcaaaataatattctacaaaatatgtataaaaatcagttatgtaaatttaagttaaatagctcttatttttagttacctttctcacctggtacctgcccaggtgtcactcagcaagtttcataaatacgcaggtattcaaagcacatgAGACGCTACTCGGACTCTAAGGTTttatctgtgtgaaaataagttatgtctgatcgctctgggatcttactctatgacattcttctacggcctggactccgttttccttctatttttctttgcattatattttgaagtattgCGTATTTATGTcatctcatcaggtgacccaaatattcgagttttcttcgtttgatcgctgacaaaatttctgggacttttaaaaaaaaatgactacAGATTGATAAGCATTATGTACCACCctttaaaaagtaaaatgtcaAAGGGTCTTACAAATAATGAATCGCAAACCCTGTTCGGGCAGAAAACAGGgagagtaaaaaaataaaaatgtctgGAGTTTACATCAACTCTGAATTTGATCCTGACGAGTAGATCAGGTCACGAATAGAAGTGGCAATGGCAGTGTTTTAAAATTTCAGTTTTTTATCGTGTGACAGAAGTCTGAATGCTGCACTAAGACTAACGTactgtacggggtagaaacatggacaagattgaagcctttgaagtTTGGATATACCTACTGAAAgctgctgagaattccatggacggcCAGAGTCACTAACAAGGAACTAACAAAGCATAAACTACATAAACTACAGACCGAGAAGAATAAATAGATACAAAAAGTTGTTctgaacaataaaagtacgcaaaaCTGCACACCTTGGTGGAGTAGATGAGTAGAGTAGAAAAATACATTTTTCATTTACTTGGAGGAGATAAAAATTCATTAACTTGGAGGGGGGGAATAGATAAACAGAAAAGTCATGGCTGCGATATATTAGGGACTGGAGAAAAATTGACTTGGACTGGAATTGCGGAGAAACTTTTATAAATATGTTCATCAATCTCCGTTGATAGAAGAAAAACCTTGGGTAAAAGCTATGGTATAATTAGTATAAATACGAttatatgtatttttaataaaaatttattttttcgtaattctattttaaatataaattctgTATGTATTATATTATGTGCTTAATTAATATCTGGATCCCTGACTACCAGAATTGTATGAGTTAGGATGACCCTGATTGCCTTGATTATATGCTGGGTTGGGGTAACCTAGACTTCCAGTGATGGGGTAACCTATGCTTCCTGTGTTGGAGTTACCTTGACTTCCTGTGTTGGGGTAACCTTGGCTTCCAGTGTTGGAGTAACCTTGACTTCCTGTGTTGGGGTATCCTTGGCTTCCAGTGTTGGAGTAACCTTGACTTCCCGTGATGGGGTAACCTTGGCTTCCAGTGTTGGGGTAACCTTGACTTCCAGTGTTGGGGTAACCTTGACTTCCAGTGATAGGATATCCTTGACTTCCAGAATTGTGATATCCTTGGGTTCCACCGTTTTGACCTTGATTATAGGGATATTTGTTTCCGGAATTGTATCCACTTCCTGAATTGTATCCTTGATTTCCTGGTTGGTTTGGGTTGGGGTTATATCCATTGTTTCTGTTATACGGATCATTTGGGTTTGACTGACCGTTATTGTAACCGGAAGCAGGATAcctgttattgttattattattaccatagGTACCTCCATTGGGGTTGTAATTAGGATTTGCCCAATTGGGAACTCCGTTATTGTTTTGTGGTAGGTTAGGATACAGAGGCCTAGAAGCGTTGCGGTTCACTTGCCCAATTTGGTTACTGTTAGGATAATGTTGACCATTACTGTATCCATTATTATATGAACCATTTTGTCCATATTTATTTGTATTcctaaaaatgtattaaattaaaggcggtaaaaataacttactatttaaatgggaataagccacaattaaaggttaaaatacgtttattgacgtttcaatttccacttcggaaatcgttctcaaaatacaaaaattagtaaattaaaaaaaatttggttttttgttacttagtgaaaaattcttctaataaattaattttatctgactcatctatattgacaattcagacatacattatacattttaaagtagacgactttaaaatgatattgccaatattgttgagttgcgttcctgggacgactttacttataagatagttcattcgattacatgaaatcaactttaacttgagaatacccgtcagaaaaaatcataacatgttattcgtctttaaaaagacaaatacatgccatgatgagggaaaaaccaggaaaaaacctcataatactatcccgacatggtaagtatttgattgtgcgtttagtttaccttcaataaacaccaaattccgatt from the Diabrotica undecimpunctata isolate CICGRU chromosome 1, icDiaUnde3, whole genome shotgun sequence genome contains:
- the LOC140441923 gene encoding uncharacterized protein, whose product is MKVYLLFIICAITLFQLAASDRAADMKARIDQLNRQNQQGSNGNQPNTNKYGQNGSYNNGYSNGQHYPNSNQIGQVNRNASRPLYPNLPQNNNGVPNWANPNYNPNGGTYGNNNNNNRYPASGYNNGQSNPNDPYNRNNGYNPNPNQPGNQGYNSGSGYNSGNKYPYNQGQNGGTQGYHNSGSQGYPITGSQGYPNTGSQGYPNTGSQGYPITGSQGYSNTGSQGYPNTGSQGYSNTGSQGYPNTGSQGNSNTGSIGYPITGSLGYPNPAYNQGNQGHPNSYNSGSQGSRY